A genomic region of Candidatus Neomarinimicrobiota bacterium contains the following coding sequences:
- the rpmG gene encoding 50S ribosomal protein L33: MGNSKRDLVTLECVECKRSRYTTTKNRRTHPERMELRKYCRWCREHTPHRETK, encoded by the coding sequence ATGGGCAACAGCAAACGAGATTTGGTTACGTTGGAATGCGTCGAGTGCAAACGCTCCCGATACACCACCACGAAGAACCGCAGGACCCACCCTGAGAGGATGGAACTGCGCAAGTACTGCCGCTGGTGCCGGGAGCATACGCCCCATCGGGAAACCAAATAG
- the secE gene encoding preprotein translocase subunit SecE produces the protein MIKRFRAFLQGVEFEMKKVSWPTMNELRGSTGVVLVLSLLLVIFLFFVDLGLSQIVKFVL, from the coding sequence ATGATTAAACGTTTCCGGGCGTTCTTGCAAGGGGTCGAGTTTGAAATGAAGAAAGTCTCCTGGCCGACGATGAATGAGTTGCGGGGCTCCACGGGGGTCGTGCTGGTATTGTCTCTCCTGCTGGTCATCTTTCTGTTTTTCGTTGATTTGGGCCTGTCCCAAATCGTGAAGTTTGTATTGTAA